CGTGGTGCGGCTAAGCGTTTTCGCAAGACTGGCAGCGGTAAAATCCGTCGGAACAAGGCCTTTACCAGCCACATTCTGACCAAGAAGACCACCAAGCGTAAGCGTGAATTGCGTCAAGGGGCTCTCGTTGCCAAGGCTGATGCCCGCAACATGGCTCAATTGATTCCTTACCTGTAACACTCGCCTTTCGGGGCGGGTCTGGTTGTGAACTGTGGGGACATCTCCCCCTGCAGATCCGACCGCGGCATAAGCCGAAACAACATTATTTGAGAAGGAGCAAGTGAGATGCCAAGAGTAAAAAGAGGCTTTAAGGCCAGACGTCGTCGTAATAAAATTTTAAAACTTGCTAAAGGTTACCGTGGCGCCCGCAGCAAACTGTTTCGGTCGGCGACC
The Pelobacter seleniigenes DSM 18267 DNA segment above includes these coding regions:
- the rpmI gene encoding 50S ribosomal protein L35, giving the protein MPKIKTNRGAAKRFRKTGSGKIRRNKAFTSHILTKKTTKRKRELRQGALVAKADARNMAQLIPYL